The genomic region TCAAATAAGTTAATCATTCAAACTTATTTTGAACGTGCAAATGTTCAGTTTTTAAGTCGCTTGCCTGTTAAGGGGTTAGGCCTTGACTTTGTACACGACAATGGTCATAACCTGCAACAAATTGAAAATGGTGATTTCGATCGATCAAAAACACTTTTTGCAGGTATTATTGACGGTCGCAACGTATGGGCAGCTGATATCGAAGCCAAAAAATCTTTAATCGAAAAATTATCGCAATATTCAGATGACCTCTATATTAATCCATCCTCTTCATTATTACACGTACCAGTTTCATTAGATGATGAGACATTAGACGATACAGTACGTGAAGGATTAAGCTTTGCGACTGAAAAATTAGAAGAACTCGATGCATTAAAACGCGCAATCAATGACAACAACACTGAAAAGTTTGATACATTCAAAGCGCAATATGAGCGTTTCCAAAATCAAGATTTCAAAAATTTGGACTATGACTTTGATCGCGTTCGTTCACAACGTGCTTCTGCATTTGCTGAACGTAAAGTATTACAACAACGTCGCTTGAACTTACCTGACTTACCAACAACAACGATTGGTTCATTCCCTCAATCGCCAGAAGTACGTAAAAAACGTGCTGATTGGAAAAATAATCGTATTACAGATGAAGCATATGATACGTTCTTAAAAGATGAAATCAAACGATGGATTGAAATTCAAGAAGATATCGGATTAGATGTATTTGTCCATGGTGAATTCGAACGTAATGACATGGTTGAATTCTTCGGTGAAAAGCTACAAGGATTCTTAGTGACGAAGTTCGGCTGGGTACAATCATACGGTTCACGTGCCGTTAAACCACCTATTATCTATGGTGATGTTAAATGGACAGCCCCATTAACAGTAGACGAAACCGTTTATGCACAAAGTTTAACTGACAAACCTGTAAAAGGTATGTTAACAGGTCCAGTCACTATCTTAAACTGGTCATTCGAACGTGTTGATATTCCACGTGCTACAGTTCAAGATCAAATTGCACTAGCAATCAATGAAGAAGTCCTTGCATTAGAAAAAGCAGGTATTAAAGTAATTCAAGTCGATGAACCTGCATTACGAGAAGGTTTACCTTTACGCAAAGAATTCCATGAAGCATACCTTGAAAAAGCCGTACACAGCTTTAAACTAGCAACATCATCTGTGTCTGATCATACGCAAATTCACACGCATATGTGCTATTCTCAATTTGGTCAAATCATCCATGCTATTCATGATCTTGATGCAGATGTCATTTCTATTGAAACGTCAAGAAGTCACGGTGATTTAATTAAAGATTTTGAGGATATAGATTATGATTTAGGTATTGGTCTAGGGGTTTACGATATCCATAGTCCACGTATACCGACAGAAGATGAGATTACAACAGCTATCGAACGTGCATTACAACAAATCGACCGCTCACTCTTCTGGGTAAATCCTGACTGTGGTCTTAAAACACGTAAAGAAGACGAAGTAAAAGCAGCATTAAAAGTGCTTGTCGATAGTGCACAAAAATTACGTCAAAATGAACCGACGCAACCTACAGCATAAGGGGGCATTCATATGTCATACCCACTTTGGGATCAACTTGCTTCACTCAAAAAATTACGTTGGGTTGACTTAACACATACCTTCAATGCACAGTCCCCACATTTTAGTGCATTTGAAGGTGCACAAGTTAAGACACCCTTCACTGTTCAAAAAGATGGTTTTTTCGTTCAAGAATGGTCTTTTGTAACACAATACGGAACACATATCGACGCACCTATACATTTTGTAGAAAATCAGCGGTACTTACATGAGCTCGAACTACAAGAACTTGTCTTACCTTTAATCGTTCTTGATTTTTCTCAAGAAGTCGCGCAAAATTCAGATTTTATCTTAACACGCGAACATCTCATTGAATGGGAATCACAACATGGCACTATTGAAGCAGATACATTTGTCGCTTTTCGAAGTGATTGGTCTAAACGATGGCCTGATCACGATGCCTTCGAAAATAAAGACCAAAATGGCCAACAGCATCTCCCTGGCTGGTCATTAGAAGCTATACAATTTTTAGTTGAAGAACGGTATGTCGCTGCAATCGGGCATGAAACATTCGATACTGATGCTTCAATCGATATCGCTAAAAATGGCGACATCGTTGGAGAACGGTATATTTTAGGCCAAGACCGCTACCAAATTGAATTACTCAACAACTTAGATCAACTTCCAAGTCGAGGCGCCATTATTTATAATATTTCACCGAAACCCGATAACGCACCCGGATTTCCAGTCAGAAGTTTTGCAATTGTACCTGATATAGATTCACCATAAAACTTTTCTCAAACAAGACATCCCCCGTACTATGTCACATAGGTAGTACAGGGGATTTTTCTCTTTAATATATTATTTATAGGTTCTATAATAAATCGGACTGTTGTATAAATAATTTCATTTATTTGATTGTTCCATAAAGCCTCGCTTTTCTAGGCGCCTCACCTCAACTCATTTTAAGATTGAACTTATCCAATCTTAAAATGGATTTTCGGTTACGGCAAGATGCCTCAGAAGTCTCGGCTTAGGAAACAATCAAATATGCTATATTTATTCACACCCCTAAGTTATAAAATATGTTTTACCAACTCAATTTTACTGATTTATGTTGTATTAAAAGAGGCATTAATGTTCAAGACTTTATGATCACACAACGAAAAAGGCGTTAAGCAATCCATTATTGCATAACGCCTTAATTTAATGCGACCAGTCTATTTATAATAATCCTTTGGTATACTATCAATCATGATATTCAAAAGGAGCGTTACGATGAAAAAACTTTTCAAATCATTATTATGGCTACTTGCACTTCTACCTCTCGAGTTTATCGCTTTAGCTACAGATTATTACATGCATACTATGCTAGGCTATGTCCCATTTGTCATTGTTGCTATCATCATTGGCTTTTCAATTGATAAGTCCGGGCTCGCAAACAATTGGTATCTTTTGCTCAGTCGATTCATTGGCATAGGTTTATCTTGGTTATGCATACAATGCTTTATTAATATTGACGCTTCCGACGCCTATTTTAAACCATTACCAGTCGAGAGTTTGTCATTATTACTAGGGCTCATTTGGTTTATCACGCTAGCTATAAGTTATTGGTTCATACATGAGTTAAACTCCCGTCATCAATAAAAAGTACGTACAATAACTAGTCAGAACTTAAAATAAATAATACAAAAAAAGTAAAGGGTACCAATTCAAAGCTTCGAATGAGTATCGTATTATGCCCCGTGATTTCGGGTAACATGAAGGCAATCAATGCAGTAAAAATAAGCAAAATAAGGTACACTTTTCTCTTTACACTCATATCAATAGCCCTCCAATTAAACGCGTATAATCTCGGAATTGTAACACTATTTGACCGTTTTGACTCATTGGCACGTGCTCTAAAATTCACGTTTTACTATAACATTGATTGCGTCATATGTTTAATTAAAAGTCGGTAACCTACATTGATTTATAAAAAATCGTCTCCCTGTTCTGAGAGACGATTTTTCTAATATTTTCTTAAAAATTGTGCATCTTCTTCGTGATCGTTTTTCATTACAAATTGATGAACAGTATCAATTACTTTTTTGATACTATCTGTTGAATGCGCTAAAATACGGAATGTTAAACCGTGTGTAGGGAGTAATGTGACGCCGATACGACACGTTTCATTGATTAATGGCTGAATCACTTCTTGTACCGCTTCAACGGTTTTTTGATTGACTCCAGGACTAATATAAAAACATGAAGCCATATGGGTAAATCCTTCCATATATCCCATTTCAGCAATTTCATTTTTCTTTGTATCAAGTTTTAAGTTATCAAATACAACTAATTCACCATCGACATAAATTTCATTAAACAAATGTAGATAATCGTATCTAAATGGTCGGCCTTTTTCGTCATAACCTGGTGTCAAAATATCCGTGTAAAACATAGATGCTGTTGATTTTAAGTTAAACCGATTATGTTGAAAAAATCTCGCATTAGTATATCCGATAATCGGATCACTTATAAACTCCATAAATGAGTGATCATCGAGATTGATTGTTTGATACTGCTCAACCTTGTCATTCAATGTTTTGAAAACAATGGTCGCACCTTGTGTCGTTAATATCGCATGTGCATGAGGTTCGTAAGTAATTTCCGTTCGATAGCGGTCGCCATCGACATATCCACCGCCTAAGTTAATTAAAAACATCGTCGGATGTGGACTTCCATTTAAATAAGTAGGACGCATGACTTTGAGCCCACCTTGAAAGTATGTTTTACCATTCACGGTGCGGTCGCCGTCATGCTTAAATGTGAGATCTAACTCACCTGTCCATTCTGATATGGCCATTATTCAAGTCCTTCAAAAAAGATATCTTTACGAATCCATTCAATGACATCATCTAGACCATCGTCTGTTTTTAAGTTCGTAAATGCAAATGGGCGATCTTTACGGAAAATCTTTGTATCTTCAGCCATACGTTCAAGTGACGCACCTACATGCGGTGCAAGATCTGTTTTATTAATGACAAAGTAGTCAGACTTGATCATACCTTGACCACCTTTACGTGGGATCTTTTCACCTTGGGCAACATCGATAATGTAAATTGAAAAATCAACGAGCTCTGGACTAAAGGTTGCTGCTAAATTATCGCCCCCTGACTCAATGAAAATCAATTCAATATCGTGATGACGCTCCATTAATTCATCAATTGCTGCAAAATTCATTGATGCATCTTCACGTATTGCTGTGTGTGGACATCCTCCAGTTTCCACACCAATAATACGGTCTTCTGGTAAAACACCTGTTTCAACGAGTATTTTTTGGTCCTCTTTTGTATAAATATCATTTGTAATAACGCCAATACTTTTATCTTTAGATAGACGTTTTACGATTTTTTCAATTAATTGCGTTTTACCTGCACCTACAGGACCACCAACACCAATTTTGATGGGTTTCATATCGCATTCCTCCTAAGAAATAAAAATACGTACATTCACATTTTCATGTTCAAGTTGATTCATTTCGATACCTGGTGCTGTCAAACCAAAATCTGATTCTTCAAGTTGCATGACCATTTCACGTGTTGTCGTAATATACGGAATCATTTCGGCAACTATTTTTTGACCTTCTGTTTGGCCTAATGGTATAGCGCGCACAGCATTTTGCGTTAAGCTCGAAACATTTTGATAATAATAGTAATCTATTGTCTCTTCAATGCTTAACCCTAAATGATGTCCGAGTATCGCAAAAACTACTGCCGGATGCGTACGTATCGCATAATCGGACATTTTGTCATAATACCAATCGAGCCACGCATCATCATACAATGTGTGTGCAAGACTTATCATACGCTTTCCCATTTGTTTTGTCCCGTTTCGTGTTTCTCTTGGGATATTTTGCACAAATAATAACTGATCTAAACGTTCTATTGCTTCGGGTTGATGATCCTGTATTGCTTGATATGTCATGCGCATCGCAAGACCATCTGTATACGTAAGTTGTTCTGTTAAAAAGACCTCTAACCATTTTTTAAATGATGTACCATCATGGACATCACCACGTTGAATATATGTTTCCAGTCCAAATGAATGACTAAATGCTCCTGTCGGAAATTGTGAATCACAGAACTGAAATAGTTTAAGATAGGCTTGATCAATCATGAGAGTGTCCTATATGTTTGAATGCTTGATTCACTTTACGATCTTCACGCTCGTAAGGTATGCCAAGGTCCTTAAGCAAATCTTCAACGAGATAGTCGTATTGGACGAGCATTTCATTTTCATCTGTAAATTGCGCAGGTAAATGACGATTACCTAATTGATGCGCAATATCTCCCATTTCTTTGATTGTACGTGGTTTGATGGCGATAATATCTTCTGAATTAACATCTATAATAATCATATTGTGATCATCACGATACAAAATATCTCCATACTGTAAATCAATAGGCTGATTTAAACGAATACCAATTTCTGTACCATGGTCTGACTTAACGCGTTGAATACGTTTAACCAAATCAGAGTTCTCTAAATAAACTTTTTCGATATGCACATTCTTTTCGTCTTGCGATAAATTCGCTATATTGCCTTGAATTTCCTCTACTATCATCTCACTCATCTCCTAAAATAAGAAATAACGTTGAGCTAATGGCAATTCAGTAGCCACCTCACCCTTAAGGGCTTCACCGTCTATCATCACATCATAAGTTCGAGGATCCACTTCAATTTTTGGCATTGTATCGTTGTTTTTCATATCTTTTAGTAAGATTACGAATTCCCTGTACTGGACATACGAGGCATTTCACCCCTAATGTACGTTGGATATCTTTGTCGTAAGCATGCTTTGATACGAAAGTAAACGAAGTACGTTGTTGATTCGTGCTATATTGACCATACATTAAACGATAATTCATTGGTTCTGACATTGGGATTGAGCCATTAATGCGGTATGGTTTAATGCATGCCCTTTGCTTGAAACTCAACATTCACTAATAACTCCTCTACTACTTCCAACATACGGCGGATATACCACTTTCAATTGCCACTTGCACTTGTTCAGGGTTAATAGCGTATCGATTCCGCCAGCTGTAGCGATACGACCTTCACCAGAAATCACGTCAGTCTCTACATCGATCATAAAGTCAATATCGTCCATCATATCTAGATTTCCAGTCCACTAATACCGACAATATATTTATTTTTTACACTAATATCCCCTTTTACAACTTTATCATAATCAATGACTCATGCGTTAGCGATTAAGAAGGTCATCACGAGTCGCATTAGGATTCTGATTCATCTCATCTCGAATTGATTGACCGCCACCATAATGTTGATTCGTTACCTAACCTATTTTCTAATCACTTGTATTTACAATTATTTTTCAAGATAGGGTTGTGAATATTAATTTTATATACCTGCAGCATTATTAATACATAATTCATTAATTCCATTAAGATTTAGAGAAACAAATAATATATTTTCTGACGTTGATTTTACTTTGACTAATATAAAATATAAGCCCTATTTTTTAATGTTTTTTTCTTGAATATACTCAAATTCTTAATTTGACTATTTGAATAAATACCCTTGTTATAACCGAAAAAATAACAACTATTATCAATATTATTGATAATGTAAGGATAGTTCTATTGCTACAGATAATCCCAAACTTGATAATTTTCATTTAATGCGTAATCCACCTTCTTCAATAACACAAAAATCAAAACAACTGAAAAAATGTATCTTGACTCATACTAACTCAATAGTTAAGCACTAAAGCTTTAAGAGATTGCTTAATGATGCTCCAAAACTTTAGTGCTTAGCTTAACGTTATATTGACATTTTCATTTTAACAGGGTGATCAAGTTGGAAATGTTCACCTGCAATATGTTTCTGATACTGGTAGTAGAAATAGGCTATCCATAATAGTGTCAGTCCAACAGCTAAAAAGTAGCTTATATTTAAATCTATCCCAAATCCAATAGGTTGACTCAAAATATAAGTGGATAAATTCCACGTCATAAATGTAGCTGGAACCATCGCGACCCAATAATTTTTCTTAGCTATCATAAGGTACATCGCTCCAACCCACAATGCAACTGCTGCTGTCGTTTGATTAGCCCAAGAAAAATAGCGCCATAAAATAGTAAAATCAATGCGAGTAAGTATGAAACTTATTACAAATAATGGGATTGCAACTAAAAAGCGCTTACTGATAGCGCGCTGGCCTAAATGAATATAATCTGCAATAATCATACGTGCACTTCTAAACGATGTGTCACCACTTGTAATAGGTAAAACAATCACACCTAATACAGCAAGTGTCCCGAATACTGAACCAAGCAGCATTGTCGACACTTCACTCACGACAAGTGCCGCTTCTCCTCGAGCTAACACTTCTTGCAACCCGCCATAACTTCCAAATAAACTCATCGCTGCAGCTGCCCAAATCATCGCAATGATTCCCTCTGCAATCATCATACCGTAAAAGATAATACGCGCATTACTTTCATTATTTGTTGTGCGCGAAATAATTGGTGATTGCGTCGCATGAAATCCTGATAATGCACCACAAGTAATCGTGAAAAATAGAAGTGGAAAAATAGGTGCCCCATCCGGATGCATATTGGATAATGTTAATTCTGGAATTGGTGCGCCTGTTTGAATCAAACGAAAACCGACACCTATTGCACTTATTACAAGTAATGCCCCAAATATCGGATAAATTCGCCCGATTATTTTATCAATCGGTAAAACTGTCGATAACATATAATAAACAAATATAACAAAAATGATAACGCCTAGAGCAATTCGACCGTCCATTAAATGATGTAACAATAGCGCTGGACTTGTCACAAAGACTGTCCCTGTTAAAAGCAGTAATAATAAAGTAAAAATATTAACAACATGTTTCATAACTTGACCTAAAAATTTTCCAGCTAGTTCTGGCAAATGTGCTCCTTTGTTACGAATTGAAATCATGCCTGTTAAATAGTCATGGACTGCACCTGCAAAGATACACCCAAAAACAATCCATAAAAATGCTACAGGACCATATAAAGCACCCATAATCGGCCCAAAAATAGGACCAACACCTGCAATATTTAATAATTGAATAAGTGAATTCGATGATGTCTTCATTGGTACAAAATCAACATTATCTCTTTGATCGTATGCTGGCGTTGGTCGTTTCTCTTTCGGCCCAAACATTTTGTCAATATATTTACCGTACGTAAAATAACCCGCTACTAATAAAATAATCGATATGATAAAAGTAACCATAAACATCCCCCCTAAGTTTAAAACATCCCCATGTTTTGTAAGCGTTTTCTTAATTCTACACCATTTTTCGAAAGTTCACAATATTGACACAAAATTATTCTAGATTCTTATTTAAGTCAATTGCTACTTTAATAAACATTAAAAAAAGGCTCTATAATAAATCGGACTGGTCAAGGAGTTAGGCAATCTTGGAATGTTTAACTTCTTTTTCACTGTGGAAGCGTAGAGCCTTGAACATAAAATGATTCGATTACGCAAATAATTGTAATTTCTATAACCAAAAGAGACGCGTTTAATAAGTTTGATTTTATTGTTTATACCTTCTATTATTGGGCCATTTGTAAAGTCTTTATAAGCTTATGTACTTAATTATAATCAAAATATCAATTTGCCTAATTTCCAATCCAAAAATTTATGGGGATTAAAAAGAACAGGTCGTGCTCAAGCAATAGACCTGGAAAGACTAGATGCTCAAATAAAAAAGAATCAATGGTATACAGTAAAACACGAAAAAGAAATTCCGGAAAAAGTTAATTCTATAAAAAATCCTTACAGAGCTAAAAAGGACAATAAATTCAAAAATATTAAACCAGGAGAGTATATAATAATCAAAAAAGAACCGATTTCTTGGTACTTTAGAGAGTTTAAAGAAACCACTTCACAAAATATTAAAATAACAAAGGTTGTTATACATGACTAAGAATTTTGATTTTCAACAGAGAGCATATATCCTAAGTAGAAGTTTACTATTAATATCAACCCTTTTAGTACTAATATTTAATAACACTAATGTCATGATGAGCTATAATAAAGAACAATTAAATTGTACAAATCTACCAATTCCAACGACATTTTGCATAGCAGATCAAATCAATATAAGTTATAAATTAATGCGTTTAATAATGATTATTATATTATTC from Staphylococcus felis harbors:
- a CDS encoding cyclase family protein — encoded protein: MSYPLWDQLASLKKLRWVDLTHTFNAQSPHFSAFEGAQVKTPFTVQKDGFFVQEWSFVTQYGTHIDAPIHFVENQRYLHELELQELVLPLIVLDFSQEVAQNSDFILTREHLIEWESQHGTIEADTFVAFRSDWSKRWPDHDAFENKDQNGQQHLPGWSLEAIQFLVEERYVAAIGHETFDTDASIDIAKNGDIVGERYILGQDRYQIELLNNLDQLPSRGAIIYNISPKPDNAPGFPVRSFAIVPDIDSP
- a CDS encoding carbon starvation CstA family protein, translated to MVTFIISIILLVAGYFTYGKYIDKMFGPKEKRPTPAYDQRDNVDFVPMKTSSNSLIQLLNIAGVGPIFGPIMGALYGPVAFLWIVFGCIFAGAVHDYLTGMISIRNKGAHLPELAGKFLGQVMKHVVNIFTLLLLLLTGTVFVTSPALLLHHLMDGRIALGVIIFVIFVYYMLSTVLPIDKIIGRIYPIFGALLVISAIGVGFRLIQTGAPIPELTLSNMHPDGAPIFPLLFFTITCGALSGFHATQSPIISRTTNNESNARIIFYGMMIAEGIIAMIWAAAAMSLFGSYGGLQEVLARGEAALVVSEVSTMLLGSVFGTLAVLGVIVLPITSGDTSFRSARMIIADYIHLGQRAISKRFLVAIPLFVISFILTRIDFTILWRYFSWANQTTAAVALWVGAMYLMIAKKNYWVAMVPATFMTWNLSTYILSQPIGFGIDLNISYFLAVGLTLLWIAYFYYQYQKHIAGEHFQLDHPVKMKMSI
- the ureE gene encoding urease accessory protein UreE, which translates into the protein MIVEEIQGNIANLSQDEKNVHIEKVYLENSDLVKRIQRVKSDHGTEIGIRLNQPIDLQYGDILYRDDHNMIIIDVNSEDIIAIKPRTIKEMGDIAHQLGNRHLPAQFTDENEMLVQYDYLVEDLLKDLGIPYEREDRKVNQAFKHIGHSHD
- a CDS encoding SdpA family antimicrobial peptide system protein: MNLPNFQSKNLWGLKRTGRAQAIDLERLDAQIKKNQWYTVKHEKEIPEKVNSIKNPYRAKKDNKFKNIKPGEYIIIKKEPISWYFREFKETTSQNIKITKVVIHD
- a CDS encoding urease accessory protein UreF — its product is MIDQAYLKLFQFCDSQFPTGAFSHSFGLETYIQRGDVHDGTSFKKWLEVFLTEQLTYTDGLAMRMTYQAIQDHQPEAIERLDQLLFVQNIPRETRNGTKQMGKRMISLAHTLYDDAWLDWYYDKMSDYAIRTHPAVVFAILGHHLGLSIEETIDYYYYQNVSSLTQNAVRAIPLGQTEGQKIVAEMIPYITTTREMVMQLEESDFGLTAPGIEMNQLEHENVNVRIFIS
- the metE gene encoding 5-methyltetrahydropteroyltriglutamate--homocysteine S-methyltransferase, encoding MMTIKTTNLGFPRLGRKREWKKAIEGYWNNKISKDELDETLQNLHRENLLLQKNYGLDSVPVGDFSLYDHILDTSLLFNIIPERFQGRDVNDDLLFDIARGNKEHVASALIKWFNTNYHYIVPEWDNVTPKVQKNALLERFNYAKSLNINAHPVIVGPITFVALSKGGHQSFDEKVRTLLPLYIEVFESLIQAGAETIQVDEPILVTDKGAELEAITREAYDAFAGAEVSNKLIIQTYFERANVQFLSRLPVKGLGLDFVHDNGHNLQQIENGDFDRSKTLFAGIIDGRNVWAADIEAKKSLIEKLSQYSDDLYINPSSSLLHVPVSLDDETLDDTVREGLSFATEKLEELDALKRAINDNNTEKFDTFKAQYERFQNQDFKNLDYDFDRVRSQRASAFAERKVLQQRRLNLPDLPTTTIGSFPQSPEVRKKRADWKNNRITDEAYDTFLKDEIKRWIEIQEDIGLDVFVHGEFERNDMVEFFGEKLQGFLVTKFGWVQSYGSRAVKPPIIYGDVKWTAPLTVDETVYAQSLTDKPVKGMLTGPVTILNWSFERVDIPRATVQDQIALAINEEVLALEKAGIKVIQVDEPALREGLPLRKEFHEAYLEKAVHSFKLATSSVSDHTQIHTHMCYSQFGQIIHAIHDLDADVISIETSRSHGDLIKDFEDIDYDLGIGLGVYDIHSPRIPTEDEITTAIERALQQIDRSLFWVNPDCGLKTRKEDEVKAALKVLVDSAQKLRQNEPTQPTA
- the ureG gene encoding urease accessory protein UreG yields the protein MKPIKIGVGGPVGAGKTQLIEKIVKRLSKDKSIGVITNDIYTKEDQKILVETGVLPEDRIIGVETGGCPHTAIREDASMNFAAIDELMERHHDIELIFIESGGDNLAATFSPELVDFSIYIIDVAQGEKIPRKGGQGMIKSDYFVINKTDLAPHVGASLERMAEDTKIFRKDRPFAFTNLKTDDGLDDVIEWIRKDIFFEGLE
- a CDS encoding urease accessory protein UreD — encoded protein: MAISEWTGELDLTFKHDGDRTVNGKTYFQGGLKVMRPTYLNGSPHPTMFLINLGGGYVDGDRYRTEITYEPHAHAILTTQGATIVFKTLNDKVEQYQTINLDDHSFMEFISDPIIGYTNARFFQHNRFNLKSTASMFYTDILTPGYDEKGRPFRYDYLHLFNEIYVDGELVVFDNLKLDTKKNEIAEMGYMEGFTHMASCFYISPGVNQKTVEAVQEVIQPLINETCRIGVTLLPTHGLTFRILAHSTDSIKKVIDTVHQFVMKNDHEEDAQFLRKY